In Oryza sativa Japonica Group chromosome 3, ASM3414082v1, one DNA window encodes the following:
- the LOC112938181 gene encoding EID1-like F-box protein 3 encodes MRRRGGPRRRRVGRRHGGPRRRRLGSRHPHDGPRHRLIGGGWPVMAKLLFFCCRAAAAVPGHFASTRSGGRPCSVDVVFTTNSCQHAVAGAVYDDIVGAYRGFMPSRTRAFLVIHHGPLEPHVRCPYCGARVWSMTAAGLARLSSSSSSDGERSADSDSNHSDDESFAAADVSLPLPLASRVSGRRLRGRPAM; translated from the exons atgcggcggcgcggtggtcccaggcggcggcgcgtcggccgcaGGCACGGTGGTCCCAGGCGACGGCGCCTCGGCAGCAGGCATCCGCACGACGGTCCCAGGCATCGACTCATTGGGGGAGGTTGGCCGGTGATGGCGAAGCTGCTCTTCTTCTGctgccgcgcggccgccgccgtgccgggccACTTTGCGAGCACGCG GTCGGGCGgccgcccgtgctccgtcgATGTCGTCTTCACTACGAATAGCTGTCAACAC GCCGTCGCTGGCGCAGTGTACGACGACATCGTGGGCGCGTACCGCGGGTTCATGCCGTCGCGGACGCGCGCGTTCCTCGTCATCCACCATGGCCCGCTCGAGCCGCACGTCCGCTGCCCCTACTGCGGCGCCCGCGTCTGGAGCATGACCGCCGCGGGGCTcgcccgcctctcctcctcttcctccagcgacggcgagcgaaGCGCCGACTCCGACTCCAACCACAGCGACGACGAGTCATTCGCCGCCGCTGACGTGAGCCTCCCACTTCCTCTGGCTAGCCGCGTGTCAGGCCGGCGCCTTCGAGGCAGGCCGGCCATGTAA
- the LOC4331741 gene encoding non-specific lipid transfer protein GPI-anchored 14, which produces MARPQLHTAPPPALARYNSPSPTHPTPHSLNSTHHCFELGMAMVAMVVAAMAVAAVARGDMSADRTECADQLVGLAPCLQYVQGEAKAPAPDCCGGLRQVLGKSPKCLCVLVKDKDDPNLGIKINATLALALPSACGATHANVSHCPQLLHIPPNSKDAAIFSPGGDKGSPAAPAKDNSTTTTDSRAVQAANGGSRSSAATAGAALTALLAGYFLLLLPEFSAPSSF; this is translated from the exons ATGGCACGTCCACAGTTGCACACTGCACCACCACCCGCCCTCGCCCGTTATAACTCCCCTTCACCAACCCACCCAACCCCTCACTCTCTCAACTCAACTCACCACTGCTTCGAGTTGGGGATGGCGatggtggcgatggtggtggcggcgatggcggtggcggcggtggcgagggggGACATGAGCGCGGACAGGACGGAGTGCGCGGACCAGCTGGTGGGGCTGGCGCCGTGCCTGCAGTACGTGCAGGGGGAGGCgaaggcgccggcgccggactgCTGCGGGGGGCTCCGGCAGGTGCTCGGGAAGAGCCCCAAGTGCCTGTGCGTCCTCGTCAAGGACAAGGACGACCCAAACCTCGGCATCAAGATCAACGCcaccctcgccctcgccctcccctccgcctgcGGCGCCACCCACGCCAACGTCTCCCACTGCCCCC AGCTCCTTCACATTCCTCCGAACTCGAAAGACGCCGCCATCTTCAGCCCCGGTGGCGACAAGGGCTCCCCTGCTGCTCCAG CGAAGGACaactcgacgacgacgaccgactCGCGCGCTGTGCAGGCGGCCAACGGGGGCAgccgctcgtcggcggcgaccgccggcgccgcgctgaCGGCGTTGCTGGCCGGCTACTTCCTCCTGCTCCTGCCGGAATTCTCAGCTCCGTCGTCCTTCTAG